In Emys orbicularis isolate rEmyOrb1 chromosome 12, rEmyOrb1.hap1, whole genome shotgun sequence, one genomic interval encodes:
- the LOC135887249 gene encoding ribonuclease-like, giving the protein MALRGPRPTFLLTLALLAACVALTLGQRWNLLNDIFRKDHVDYPKTRAINNNAYCNKMMWDRVMYLRYTNTFIHATAKDINKVCTTSGLSAGPYRHVSTSFFSITTCTFNPWSISYTGISAKQKIVISCLNRLPVFYVKST; this is encoded by the coding sequence ATGGCTCTGAGGGGACCCCGCCCCACATTCCTGCTGACCCTCGCCTTGCTGGCTGCCTGTGTGGCTCTGACCCTCGGGCAGAGGTGGAACCTGCTGAATGACATATTCCGGAAAGACCATGTGGACTACCCCAAGACACGCGCCATCAACAACAACGCCTACTGCAACAAGATGATGTGGGACCGGGTGATGTACTTGAGGTACACCAACACCTTCATCCATGCGACGGCCAAGGATATCAACAAAGTCTGCACAACGTCTGGGTTATCCGCTGGGCCCTACCGGCACGTGAGCACGAGTTTCTTCAGCATCACCACCTGCACATTTAACCCCTGGAGTATCTCTTACACCGGGATCAGCGCAAAACAAAAAATCGTCATCTCCTGCTTGAATCGTCTCCCTGTTTTCTATGTGAAGAGCACATAG